In Xyrauchen texanus isolate HMW12.3.18 chromosome 13, RBS_HiC_50CHRs, whole genome shotgun sequence, a single genomic region encodes these proteins:
- the LOC127654382 gene encoding claudin-34-like, with amino-acid sequence MAYLAQSTHCQFLGLMLGFVGWILIASISGVNDWRIWYVDDQSVITGGLAWVGVWRVCFNTHILDSAEFCKSISLTDSFTPPEIAAAQVLCMTAIGVGVAANLVAGYAVRNGFIGVHSRHVRLTFVMAGILYWLTAACSLVPVLWNMTSVLSNLTIDFPLDFYMPPAPLRQEVGPGIGIGIGSSLLLIISGLLFLCHTHPIKTKMSKSRAMEHLGNVNLKADDFPDAIKESKDEGIINTAFEAEENL; translated from the coding sequence ATGGCTTACCTGGCCCAGTCAACCCATTGCCAGTTCTTGGGTCTGATGCTTGGGTTTGTAGGCTGGATTCTGATCGCATCCATTTCTGGGGTGAACGACTGGAGGATATGGTATGTGGATGATCAGTCTGTCATCACTGGAGGACTGGCCTGGGTGGGCGTATGGAGGGTCTGTTTCAACACCCACATTTTGGACTCAGCTGAGTTCTGCAAAAGCATCAGCCTAACAGATTCATTCACACCTCCAGAGATAGCAGCCGCCCAGGTACTCTGCATGACCGCCATTGGTGTGGGGGTGGCTGCAAACCTTGTGGCTGGATATGCTGTTAGAAATGGATTCATTGGGGTTCACAGTAGGCATGTCAGACTGACCTTTGTGATGGCAGGTATCTTGTACTGGCTAACTGCGGCATGCTCACTTGTCCCTGTGCTCTGGAATATGACTTCTGTATTGTCAAATCTCACTATAGACTTCCCTTTAGACTTCTACATGCCTCCTGCCCCACTAAGACAGGAAGTGGGTCCAGGGATTGGGATCGGAATTGGCTCATCTCTATTGCTTATAATAAGTGGACTTCTCTTCCTGTGCCATACACATCCCATCAAAACTAAGATGTCTAAGAGTAGGGCAATGGAACATTTAGGTAATGTAAATCTCAAGGCTGATGACTTTCCTGATGCCATCAAAGAGAGCAAGGATGAGGGGATTATCAACACTGCCTTTGAGGCAGAGGAGAACCTTTAA